The Gemmata palustris genome includes a region encoding these proteins:
- a CDS encoding transposase: protein MRRGYSTITPAVVHALTRRTLERALGWTDYKRSVTRTQLLDLVLLIAGTTRTLFAVVTRYFGFSHETARQAMHANRGSRDQLTARLVDALHQVAGFTRRDRRRRWTCAIDVHYVPFYGDRSTPGIIGGPKKAGTSFFHAYATGVLIHKHRRYTVGLMSVTKGTKPHQQVQTLLDQVAARGLTVRGVVLDAGFDSGETLLLLQERNLSYTVPMRKKGTGTNRRNASYTQPHGTITTMEWVTEKSRKAVSTRVLVWQRKGESHARVYAFRGWGDATAVSEANRARLGRRRYRERFGIETSYRQKNQARGWTTSTNPEYRLLLEGVALLLRQVWVYLTLRIARARGLAPTAWVAQFPLAEMLDWLTQRIRSRYPRTRCITLPHNTLTTNATP from the coding sequence ATGCGACGTGGTTACTCTACGATCACCCCGGCGGTGGTCCACGCACTGACGCGCCGAACGTTGGAACGGGCCCTGGGTTGGACCGACTACAAGCGGTCGGTCACGCGCACCCAGTTGCTCGACCTGGTGCTGTTGATCGCGGGCACCACCCGCACGTTGTTCGCGGTAGTGACCCGGTACTTCGGGTTCTCCCACGAGACCGCGCGACAGGCGATGCACGCCAACCGGGGTTCCCGGGACCAACTCACGGCCCGGTTGGTGGATGCCCTTCACCAGGTGGCGGGGTTCACGCGCCGGGACCGGAGGCGCCGGTGGACGTGTGCCATCGATGTGCATTACGTCCCCTTTTATGGGGATCGCAGCACCCCGGGGATCATCGGCGGACCCAAGAAGGCCGGGACCTCGTTCTTTCACGCGTACGCCACCGGGGTACTGATTCACAAGCACCGGCGGTACACCGTGGGGCTGATGAGCGTGACGAAAGGAACCAAGCCGCACCAGCAGGTGCAGACCCTTCTGGACCAGGTGGCGGCCCGCGGGCTCACGGTCCGCGGGGTGGTTCTGGACGCCGGGTTCGACAGCGGGGAGACCCTGTTGCTGTTGCAGGAACGGAACCTGAGCTACACGGTCCCGATGCGCAAGAAGGGCACCGGTACCAACCGCCGCAACGCCAGCTACACCCAACCCCACGGCACCATCACCACCATGGAGTGGGTCACCGAGAAGAGCCGCAAGGCGGTATCGACTCGGGTGCTCGTGTGGCAACGGAAGGGCGAATCGCACGCCCGGGTGTACGCGTTCCGCGGGTGGGGCGATGCGACCGCCGTGTCGGAGGCGAACCGGGCTCGGTTGGGGCGCCGGCGGTACCGAGAGCGGTTCGGGATCGAGACCAGCTATCGGCAGAAGAACCAGGCCCGCGGGTGGACCACCAGCACCAACCCCGAGTACCGGTTGCTGCTCGAGGGCGTGGCCCTGCTGTTGCGCCAGGTGTGGGTGTACCTGACGCTCCGGATCGCTCGGGCACGCGGGCTCGCGCCGACCGCCTGGGTCGCCCAGTTCCCGTTGGCCGAGATGCTCGACTGGCTCACGCAACGGATCCGCTCACGATACCCACGCACACGATGTATTACCCTGCCACACAATACACTTACAACCAACGCAACGCCTTGA
- a CDS encoding L-lactate MFS transporter, giving the protein MSTLATSAPGFFDRQRTIAPPGFNRWLVPPAALAIHLAIGEAYAFSVFKLPLTKLVGITDPAPGDWSQPDVAWVFSIAIVFLGLSAALFGSWLDRVGPRKAMFASAVCFGSGFLVSAVGVWMHQLWLLYLGYGVLGGIGLGLGYISPVSTLIKWFPDRPGMATGLAIMGFGGGSMIGAPLSRVLMAHFRTPESMGVRETFLVMGVVYFAFMMFGALTVRIPAPGWKPPGAVKKTVSSVPSVTPNAAIRTRSFWLLWAVLLLNVTAGIGVLEQASPMIQEMFPGHVLEAAATGFVGLLSLFNMAGRFAWSSTSDALGRKPTYAIFFALGTVLYALTPTTGHLGNVALFVLCYGVVISMYGGGFATIPAYLRDQFGTAQVGAIHGRLLTAWSLAGVAGPVLVNYIREHQINSGVPKADAYTLTMYLMAGLLIVGFACNLFVRRVVPAQPAAAGTTTQAATTPSEATAPVAFDWPTLAFRWAWVGVPLAWGVSQTVISSLALFTRTGS; this is encoded by the coding sequence ATGTCCACTTTGGCCACTTCCGCACCAGGCTTCTTCGACCGCCAGCGCACCATCGCCCCGCCGGGATTCAACCGGTGGCTCGTACCGCCCGCGGCGCTGGCGATCCACCTCGCCATCGGCGAAGCCTATGCGTTCAGCGTGTTCAAGCTCCCGCTCACGAAGCTCGTCGGGATCACGGACCCCGCGCCCGGCGACTGGAGCCAGCCGGACGTGGCGTGGGTGTTCAGCATCGCGATCGTGTTCCTCGGGCTCTCCGCCGCGCTGTTCGGCTCGTGGCTCGATCGGGTCGGGCCGCGCAAGGCGATGTTCGCGTCGGCGGTCTGTTTCGGCAGCGGGTTCCTGGTGTCCGCGGTCGGCGTGTGGATGCACCAGCTCTGGCTGCTGTACCTGGGGTACGGCGTGCTCGGCGGGATCGGCCTGGGGCTCGGGTACATCTCGCCCGTGTCCACGCTCATCAAGTGGTTCCCGGACCGGCCCGGAATGGCGACCGGGCTGGCGATCATGGGGTTCGGCGGCGGGTCCATGATCGGCGCGCCGCTGTCGCGCGTGCTGATGGCCCACTTCCGCACGCCGGAATCGATGGGCGTGCGGGAAACGTTCCTGGTGATGGGCGTCGTGTACTTCGCCTTCATGATGTTCGGCGCGCTGACGGTGCGCATCCCGGCGCCCGGCTGGAAGCCGCCCGGCGCGGTGAAGAAAACGGTCTCGAGTGTCCCGAGCGTGACGCCGAACGCCGCGATCCGCACGCGGTCGTTCTGGCTCCTGTGGGCCGTGCTGCTCCTGAACGTGACGGCCGGGATCGGCGTTCTGGAACAGGCGTCGCCGATGATTCAGGAGATGTTCCCCGGGCACGTGCTGGAGGCCGCGGCGACCGGGTTCGTGGGGCTGCTGAGCCTCTTCAACATGGCCGGGCGGTTCGCGTGGTCGTCCACGTCCGACGCGCTCGGCCGCAAGCCGACCTACGCGATCTTCTTCGCGCTCGGCACGGTCCTGTACGCGCTCACGCCGACGACCGGGCACCTGGGGAACGTGGCGCTGTTCGTGCTGTGTTACGGGGTCGTCATCAGCATGTACGGCGGCGGGTTCGCGACGATCCCCGCGTACCTCCGGGACCAGTTCGGCACGGCGCAGGTCGGCGCGATCCACGGCCGGCTATTGACCGCGTGGTCGCTGGCGGGCGTGGCGGGTCCGGTGCTGGTGAACTACATCCGCGAGCACCAGATCAACAGCGGCGTGCCGAAGGCGGACGCGTACACGCTGACGATGTACCTGATGGCGGGGTTGCTCATCGTCGGGTTCGCGTGCAACCTGTTCGTCCGCCGAGTCGTGCCCGCTCAGCCGGCCGCAGCGGGCACCACAACGCAAGCCGCGACCACCCCATCCGAAGCGACTGCCCCGGTCGCGTTCGACTGGCCCACGCTGGCGTTCCGGTGGGCGTGGGTCGGGGTGCCGCTCGCGTGGGGCGTATCGCAGACGGTGATTAGCTCGCTCGCGCTGTTCACCCGGACGGGGTCGTAG
- a CDS encoding TIGR03066 family protein produces MRAMLMGTLAVLVCHPALAEDKKDEKIDTAKLVGKWEAKDKMESKVVLEFAKDGKALLTVTRNDMEFKGEGSYKLDGNKISLTMKLGDQEQKSVRTITKLTDTDMVTTDEKGKERAFVRLKDK; encoded by the coding sequence ATGCGCGCGATGCTGATGGGAACGCTGGCGGTGCTGGTGTGCCACCCGGCGCTGGCAGAAGACAAGAAGGACGAGAAGATCGACACCGCGAAACTGGTCGGCAAGTGGGAGGCGAAGGACAAGATGGAATCGAAGGTCGTGCTCGAGTTCGCGAAGGACGGCAAGGCCCTACTCACCGTGACCCGGAACGACATGGAGTTCAAGGGCGAGGGCAGTTACAAGCTCGACGGCAACAAGATCTCCCTGACGATGAAGCTGGGCGACCAGGAACAGAAATCGGTCCGCACCATTACCAAGCTGACCGACACGGACATGGTCACCACCGACGAGAAGGGCAAGGAGCGCGCGTTCGTCCGGCTCAAGGACAAGTAA
- a CDS encoding DUF1559 domain-containing protein, whose translation MTRPRVPRAFTLIELLVVIAIIGVLIGLLLPAVQKVRAAAARLSCQNNLKQIGLALHNHHSALGRFPAGRGTPTPAIFSPHAYLLPYLEQDNLRGLIDYTAPPAAFTVPPATVYDGSRNYPAATTLVRTFVCPADPSDGRVPGSPFGGTSYAASASSGANSGALANADGVFFLGSAVRLEDIADGTSNTAAFSERTIGPGASNTSDVQRVMLELPGAGDTTAATCAPANGSWNAERGAKWIVGNYGNTLYNHAETPNPPGCDCLNATQQKGRLAARSAHTGGVNVVLCDGSVRFVRNDIPLAAWRALATRAGGEVAAGE comes from the coding sequence GTGACGCGCCCGCGCGTACCCCGGGCGTTCACACTGATCGAACTGTTGGTCGTGATCGCCATTATCGGGGTGCTGATCGGACTGCTGCTGCCGGCCGTGCAGAAGGTGCGCGCGGCCGCGGCCCGGCTCTCGTGCCAGAACAACCTGAAGCAGATCGGGCTGGCACTGCACAACCACCACTCCGCGCTCGGCCGGTTCCCGGCGGGGCGCGGAACGCCCACTCCGGCCATCTTCTCGCCTCACGCCTACCTGCTCCCGTATCTGGAGCAAGACAATCTGCGCGGGCTAATCGACTACACCGCACCGCCTGCGGCGTTCACGGTGCCGCCCGCGACCGTGTACGACGGCTCGCGCAACTACCCCGCGGCCACGACGCTGGTTCGCACGTTCGTGTGCCCCGCGGACCCTTCTGACGGGCGCGTGCCGGGGTCACCCTTTGGCGGCACGAGCTACGCCGCGAGCGCCAGCAGCGGCGCGAACTCCGGCGCACTGGCGAACGCGGACGGGGTGTTCTTCCTGGGTTCGGCGGTGCGCCTGGAGGACATCGCCGACGGCACCTCGAACACCGCGGCGTTCTCCGAACGGACGATCGGGCCGGGCGCATCAAACACGAGTGACGTCCAGCGCGTGATGCTGGAGCTTCCCGGCGCGGGCGACACGACCGCGGCGACGTGCGCGCCCGCGAACGGGTCGTGGAACGCGGAGCGCGGGGCGAAGTGGATCGTGGGGAACTACGGGAACACGCTGTACAACCACGCCGAGACTCCGAACCCGCCCGGATGTGACTGCCTGAACGCGACCCAACAGAAGGGCCGGCTCGCGGCCCGCAGCGCCCACACGGGCGGCGTGAACGTGGTGCTGTGCGACGGGAGCGTGCGCTTCGTGCGCAACGACATCCCGCTCGCGGCGTGGCGCGCCCTGGCGACCCGCGCGGGGGGCGAAGTGGCAGCGGGGGAGTAG
- a CDS encoding PQQ-dependent sugar dehydrogenase, with translation MRTLFLSLGALTFSAVPVIAADPPAPPALPPPFETKSVVKHPKVIGWPAGKTPTAPAGFAVTLFAEKFDSPRWLYVLPNGDVLVAEARTLPKKDAKPEMKAGLKESKTVTGSSANRITLLRDADKDGTPEVRETFLSDLNQPFGMALIGDQLFVANTDGVLRFPYKAGDTKITAKGTPILHLPIGGYNNHWTRNIVASADGSKLYVTVGSASNVGENGMKEEALRANILEVNPDGTGLRVFAAGLRNPVGTAWEPSSKALWTAVNERDELGDELVPDYITSVKDGGFYGWPYSYFGKNEDPRRKGERPDLVAKATAPDLAIGSHTASLGLCFCTGAAFPEKYRGGAFIGQRGSWNRSKFAGYRVAFVPFKDGKPASGPEDFLTGFIANDDEVYGRPVCVCVAPDGALLVTDDVTDRIWRVAPVKK, from the coding sequence ATGCGCACACTTTTCCTCTCGCTCGGCGCGCTGACCTTCAGCGCTGTCCCGGTGATCGCCGCCGATCCGCCCGCCCCGCCCGCGCTGCCGCCGCCGTTCGAGACCAAGTCCGTCGTCAAACACCCGAAGGTGATCGGCTGGCCCGCCGGGAAGACGCCCACTGCCCCTGCGGGCTTCGCGGTCACGCTGTTCGCCGAGAAGTTCGATAGCCCGCGCTGGCTCTACGTGCTGCCCAACGGCGACGTGCTCGTGGCCGAAGCGCGCACGCTCCCGAAGAAGGACGCGAAGCCCGAAATGAAAGCGGGCCTGAAGGAATCGAAGACCGTCACGGGTAGTTCCGCGAACCGCATCACGCTGCTCCGGGACGCCGACAAGGACGGTACCCCGGAAGTGCGCGAGACGTTCCTGAGCGACCTCAACCAGCCGTTCGGAATGGCCCTCATCGGTGACCAGCTCTTCGTCGCCAATACCGACGGCGTGCTCCGCTTCCCCTACAAGGCCGGCGACACGAAGATCACCGCGAAGGGCACGCCGATCCTGCACCTGCCCATCGGCGGGTACAACAACCACTGGACCCGGAACATCGTGGCCAGTGCCGACGGGTCGAAGCTGTACGTCACGGTCGGGTCGGCGAGCAACGTCGGCGAGAACGGGATGAAGGAAGAGGCGCTGCGCGCCAACATCCTCGAAGTGAACCCGGACGGTACCGGGCTGCGCGTGTTCGCCGCGGGGCTGCGCAACCCGGTCGGCACCGCGTGGGAGCCGAGCAGCAAGGCGCTGTGGACCGCGGTCAACGAGCGCGACGAACTCGGCGACGAACTGGTGCCCGATTACATCACGTCCGTGAAGGACGGCGGGTTCTACGGGTGGCCGTACTCGTACTTCGGCAAGAACGAAGACCCGCGGCGCAAGGGCGAGCGCCCGGACCTCGTGGCGAAGGCCACCGCGCCCGATCTGGCGATCGGCTCTCACACCGCATCGCTGGGGCTGTGCTTCTGCACCGGCGCGGCGTTCCCGGAGAAGTACCGGGGCGGGGCGTTCATCGGCCAGCGCGGGTCGTGGAACCGGTCGAAGTTCGCGGGGTACCGGGTCGCGTTCGTGCCGTTCAAGGACGGCAAGCCGGCGAGCGGCCCCGAAGACTTCCTCACCGGGTTCATCGCCAACGACGACGAAGTGTACGGCCGACCGGTGTGCGTGTGCGTGGCGCCCGACGGCGCGCTTCTGGTCACTGATGACGTCACCGACCGCATCTGGCGCGTCGCCCCGGTGAAGAAGTGA
- a CDS encoding outer membrane protein assembly factor BamB family protein: MRWCYLLVLLLGALGASIAPAADPKIEAREALWAAVRAGDEKVIAAALDKGGDVNAKNEYGITAMWIAASKGKTEVIELLLARGADPSARDGIWYQTPLSQSLNKLENVKVLLKAGAKDVDAAVIAAAGRGNLPILQAVLDGAKAKQETLDAALFATAETQKEIRAALTKAGAKPLPVVDQKDRDAWQQFAGSYESEYGGVLKVEVKDTGLVTVSGTSRVAYKPTGPGAFAPLGVEESSLTFERKSEKVVRVISRRFTAEAAYFPQGSKPVPKEPVAPKEIAGAKVVTPANWPQFRGIDSTGVADGQDPPLTWDAKTGTNILWKTPVPGLGHSCPVIWGDRVFLTSAVGGNTELKTGNYGDPNSVKDDSKLAFQVVCLDRVTGKILWTKTAFEGVPKIKRHLKGSHANCTAATDGRRVVACFGSEGLYCYDFDGKLLWTRDLGTLDSSFALEQQYEWGFAASPIIHEDRVILQCDLSRDSFIAAYSLADGSRLWTTPRDEIPSWSSPAVWRNAKRVEIVTNASQFARGYDPATGKELWRLDKKSEATVPTPVLTPELAFVVSGNRPIQPLFAIKPGATGDISLKADESANTHVAWGKLRGGPYMPTPIVYQKYLYTIGNGGMVTCYEAATGKELYKERVGGTSYTASPVAADGRLYFTSEQGEIRVVKAGPEFELLAVNKMGDVCMATPAICGGALFVRTKDALVAVSRK, encoded by the coding sequence ATGCGCTGGTGTTACCTTTTGGTGCTCCTCCTCGGGGCGCTGGGCGCCTCGATCGCACCCGCGGCCGATCCGAAAATCGAGGCCCGCGAAGCGCTCTGGGCCGCGGTCCGCGCGGGAGACGAGAAGGTGATCGCGGCCGCTCTCGATAAGGGGGGCGACGTCAACGCCAAGAACGAGTACGGCATCACCGCGATGTGGATCGCGGCGAGCAAGGGGAAGACCGAGGTCATCGAACTGCTCCTCGCACGCGGGGCCGATCCCAGCGCACGCGACGGCATCTGGTATCAGACGCCCCTCAGCCAGTCCCTCAACAAACTGGAGAACGTGAAGGTGCTCCTCAAGGCCGGCGCGAAGGACGTCGATGCCGCCGTCATTGCGGCCGCGGGGCGCGGGAACCTGCCGATCCTCCAAGCGGTCCTCGATGGCGCGAAGGCGAAACAGGAGACGCTCGACGCCGCGCTCTTCGCGACCGCGGAGACGCAGAAGGAGATCCGCGCCGCGCTCACCAAGGCCGGCGCGAAACCGCTGCCGGTGGTCGATCAGAAGGACCGCGACGCCTGGCAACAGTTTGCCGGCAGTTACGAGAGCGAGTACGGCGGGGTGCTGAAGGTCGAGGTCAAGGACACCGGGCTGGTGACCGTTTCGGGCACGAGTCGCGTCGCGTACAAGCCGACGGGTCCGGGGGCATTCGCCCCGCTCGGTGTGGAGGAGAGTTCGCTTACGTTCGAGCGCAAGAGTGAGAAGGTCGTGCGGGTCATTTCCAGGCGGTTCACGGCGGAAGCTGCGTACTTCCCGCAGGGATCGAAGCCGGTCCCGAAGGAACCAGTCGCGCCCAAAGAGATCGCCGGCGCGAAGGTCGTCACGCCGGCGAACTGGCCGCAGTTCCGCGGGATCGATTCGACCGGCGTGGCCGACGGGCAAGACCCGCCGCTGACGTGGGACGCCAAGACGGGCACGAACATCCTGTGGAAGACGCCGGTCCCCGGACTCGGCCACTCGTGCCCGGTGATCTGGGGCGATCGCGTGTTCCTCACCAGCGCCGTCGGCGGGAACACCGAACTGAAGACCGGTAACTACGGCGACCCGAACTCGGTGAAGGACGACAGCAAGCTCGCGTTCCAGGTCGTCTGCCTCGACCGAGTCACGGGCAAGATTTTGTGGACGAAGACCGCGTTCGAGGGCGTGCCGAAGATCAAGCGGCACCTGAAGGGCAGCCACGCGAACTGCACCGCCGCGACCGACGGCCGGCGCGTCGTCGCGTGCTTCGGCTCGGAAGGGCTGTACTGTTACGATTTCGACGGCAAGCTGTTGTGGACGCGCGACCTCGGCACCCTCGATTCCAGCTTCGCGCTGGAGCAGCAGTACGAGTGGGGCTTCGCCGCCTCGCCGATCATCCACGAGGACCGCGTGATCTTGCAGTGCGACCTGAGCCGGGACTCGTTCATCGCCGCGTACAGCCTCGCTGATGGGTCGCGCCTGTGGACGACCCCGCGCGACGAGATCCCGTCGTGGAGCAGCCCGGCCGTGTGGCGGAACGCCAAGCGCGTCGAGATCGTGACCAACGCTTCGCAGTTCGCCCGGGGGTACGACCCGGCGACCGGGAAGGAGTTGTGGCGCCTCGACAAGAAATCGGAGGCGACCGTCCCCACGCCCGTACTCACGCCCGAGTTGGCGTTCGTGGTGAGCGGTAACCGACCCATTCAACCGCTGTTCGCGATCAAGCCCGGCGCGACCGGTGACATCTCCCTGAAGGCCGACGAGTCGGCGAACACCCACGTGGCGTGGGGCAAGTTGCGCGGCGGGCCGTACATGCCCACGCCGATCGTGTACCAGAAGTACCTCTACACGATCGGGAACGGGGGCATGGTGACGTGCTACGAGGCCGCGACCGGCAAGGAACTGTACAAGGAGCGCGTCGGCGGCACGAGCTACACGGCCTCGCCGGTCGCGGCCGACGGGCGCCTGTATTTCACCTCGGAACAGGGTGAGATTCGGGTGGTGAAGGCCGGCCCGGAGTTCGAGTTGCTGGCGGTCAACAAGATGGGCGATGTGTGCATGGCCACGCCCGCCATTTGCGGCGGCGCACTGTTCGTGCGAACGAAAGACGCTCTCGTCGCCGTTTCTCGAAAATGA
- a CDS encoding aminotransferase class I/II-fold pyridoxal phosphate-dependent enzyme, whose product MSELTREVSPAFVAFKAFAADALAREPGLRRLDCLNPVKAIAHDFDFSFPPEITLEHAWRQYLSVRFAHSFRSAGVRDSLFKLFAGPLNDRFLSIPADVYPVYLMIAQKAGARFETYPTLPAFDIEGALRTDTVLLTAPLTPLGRDLTEHELSVLLRWLSADTNRLLVIDRVYDYANTARLQPLIDTNQVIVCYSLSKSHLAPIVSGFVIAPERFAVPSADTPDVDKAKVLLTRYRHFPRTQRSIFRSRWDRLAGSIRALDATWLPPESGYLSVVKVPHAELLNRGVLAVPGDVYGTSNDTSLVTCLHETNADTELDVVDRFHVTALSNFARGYDKYSRTYSKANIPESTYPDQFYLLANDQLDIGFAKVRKLLQKTAARDRAIVLHTRVARHELRANERTGLGAYIEQNRVRVVRLLDDTLNELRIEDALAASLELNGNLRAWADVNPRSLSVLPIARACQAKCDFCFSHSSISDEQDQGRLVLPRFEAACVDSRARGAERLVITGGGEPTLLAHHKLLEIMRIGAKHFRKIVMITNGYKLGHADPADRLRTLRDYHESGLTVLALSRHSHDRNADIMHLETHSELVARTWQSHRDVLPGLTLRWVCVLQKAGVSDERTLRDYLTWVTETGGEEVCFKELYVAASNESVYHDSTYNSWSADQQVPLSLVTEFLRNNGAERVGELPWGSPVYRLRWRGKELTVAAYTEPSVFWERANGVCRSWNLMADGTCYANLETTSSLIEIGRNTHPLPLLETADTVHAPR is encoded by the coding sequence GTGTCCGAACTCACACGCGAAGTCAGCCCCGCGTTCGTGGCGTTCAAGGCGTTCGCCGCAGACGCGCTCGCGCGCGAACCTGGCTTGAGGCGCCTGGACTGTTTGAACCCCGTCAAAGCCATCGCCCACGACTTCGATTTCTCATTTCCGCCTGAAATTACGCTCGAACACGCCTGGCGCCAGTACCTCAGCGTGCGGTTCGCACACAGTTTCCGCTCCGCCGGGGTACGCGACTCGCTTTTCAAGCTTTTCGCCGGCCCGCTCAACGATCGCTTTCTTTCGATTCCCGCGGACGTGTACCCGGTCTACCTGATGATCGCGCAGAAGGCCGGCGCGCGCTTCGAGACGTACCCGACGCTACCCGCGTTCGACATCGAAGGCGCGCTCCGCACCGACACCGTGCTACTAACGGCTCCACTCACCCCACTCGGCCGCGACCTCACCGAGCACGAGCTATCGGTCCTGCTACGATGGCTGAGCGCGGACACGAACCGGCTCCTGGTGATTGACCGCGTTTACGACTACGCCAATACCGCACGTCTTCAGCCGCTCATCGACACGAACCAAGTCATCGTCTGTTACTCCCTGTCGAAGAGTCACCTGGCGCCGATCGTGTCCGGGTTCGTGATCGCTCCCGAGCGCTTTGCGGTCCCCTCCGCGGACACGCCCGATGTCGACAAAGCGAAGGTGCTACTCACCCGGTACCGGCACTTCCCGCGCACGCAGCGGTCGATTTTCCGCTCGCGCTGGGACCGGCTTGCTGGCAGCATCCGCGCACTCGATGCCACCTGGCTGCCACCCGAATCGGGGTACCTGTCCGTAGTCAAAGTCCCGCACGCGGAGTTGCTGAACCGCGGCGTGCTGGCCGTTCCGGGCGACGTGTACGGGACGAGCAACGACACCTCGCTCGTCACCTGTTTGCACGAAACCAACGCAGACACGGAACTGGACGTGGTGGACCGGTTCCACGTCACCGCGCTGTCGAACTTCGCCCGCGGGTACGACAAGTATTCGCGCACCTACAGTAAGGCGAACATCCCCGAATCCACGTACCCCGACCAGTTCTACCTGCTCGCAAACGATCAACTCGATATCGGCTTCGCTAAAGTGCGAAAGCTGCTCCAGAAAACGGCCGCACGCGACCGGGCGATCGTGCTCCACACGCGCGTCGCGCGGCACGAACTCCGCGCCAACGAGCGTACCGGGCTGGGCGCGTACATCGAGCAGAATCGCGTCCGCGTGGTGCGGCTCCTGGACGACACCCTGAACGAACTCCGCATCGAAGACGCACTGGCCGCGTCGCTGGAACTGAACGGGAACCTCCGCGCCTGGGCCGACGTCAACCCGCGCTCGCTCTCGGTGCTGCCGATCGCCCGCGCGTGTCAGGCGAAGTGCGACTTCTGTTTCTCGCATTCGTCGATTTCCGATGAACAGGACCAGGGGCGGCTCGTGTTGCCGCGCTTTGAGGCCGCGTGCGTTGACAGTCGCGCGCGAGGCGCCGAGCGGCTCGTGATTACGGGCGGCGGCGAACCGACGCTCCTCGCGCACCACAAGTTGCTGGAAATCATGCGGATCGGCGCGAAACACTTCCGCAAGATCGTGATGATTACCAACGGCTACAAGCTCGGCCACGCGGACCCCGCCGACCGGCTGCGCACCCTACGCGACTACCACGAGAGCGGGCTTACGGTGCTCGCGCTCTCGCGCCACAGTCACGATCGCAACGCCGACATCATGCACCTGGAAACCCACTCCGAGTTGGTCGCGCGGACCTGGCAAAGTCACCGCGACGTGTTGCCCGGGTTGACGCTCCGATGGGTCTGCGTGCTGCAAAAAGCGGGCGTTTCGGACGAGCGAACGTTGCGCGACTACCTCACTTGGGTCACCGAGACCGGTGGTGAAGAGGTCTGCTTCAAAGAGCTCTACGTCGCGGCGAGTAACGAATCGGTTTATCACGACAGTACCTATAACTCGTGGTCCGCGGATCAGCAGGTGCCGCTGAGTCTGGTGACGGAGTTCCTTCGCAACAACGGTGCGGAGCGGGTCGGCGAATTGCCGTGGGGTTCGCCCGTCTATCGGCTCCGCTGGCGCGGGAAGGAACTGACCGTCGCCGCGTACACGGAACCGAGCGTGTTCTGGGAGCGCGCGAACGGCGTCTGCCGCAGTTGGAACCTCATGGCGGACGGAACGTGCTACGCGAACCTGGAAACGACGAGTAGCCTCATCGAGATCGGCCGCAACACGCACCCACTTCCGCTGCTCGAAACCGCTGATACCGTTCACGCGCCGCGCTGA
- a CDS encoding ADP-ribosylglycohydrolase family protein yields the protein MKIWESSASLSDRFAGCLLGLAVGDAVGAPYEGLTHADIFFQFGTPDKLVTNPSGDALFYTDDTEMMIGVAETLAECGHIDEARLCRAFAENYHPERGYGQGARRVIETMARGADYRTLAANIFPGGSFGNGAAMRVAPIGLLFADELDEGWEQARLSALPTHTHPLGIEGAQVLAHATALALHATTFDRKQFYRELLSRATTEEFRWHLSIAAKLKSGDSLSGLGSTLHAHRSVVTAIACFAATPSDFEMAIARAIGLGDDTDTVAAMAGSLVGAFAGVGAIPPALLEKLEDGPAKGRTHITQLAAELVTRYELRRATTTS from the coding sequence ATGAAAATCTGGGAGAGTTCCGCATCTCTGTCGGATCGCTTCGCCGGGTGCTTGCTCGGGTTGGCCGTCGGGGACGCGGTCGGCGCGCCCTACGAGGGGCTCACGCACGCAGACATCTTCTTCCAGTTCGGCACGCCCGATAAGCTCGTCACGAACCCGTCCGGCGACGCGCTCTTTTACACCGACGACACCGAGATGATGATCGGCGTGGCGGAAACGCTCGCCGAGTGCGGGCACATCGACGAAGCGCGCCTGTGCCGCGCGTTCGCGGAGAACTACCACCCGGAACGCGGCTACGGCCAGGGCGCGCGGCGCGTCATCGAGACGATGGCGCGAGGGGCCGACTACCGCACACTCGCGGCGAACATTTTCCCCGGCGGTTCGTTCGGTAACGGGGCCGCGATGCGCGTCGCGCCGATCGGGTTGCTGTTCGCTGATGAGCTGGACGAGGGGTGGGAGCAAGCGCGACTCTCGGCACTCCCGACGCACACGCACCCGCTCGGGATCGAGGGCGCGCAAGTGCTCGCCCACGCGACCGCACTGGCTCTGCACGCGACCACATTCGACCGAAAACAGTTCTACCGCGAGCTGCTTTCGCGCGCAACCACCGAAGAATTCCGCTGGCACCTCTCGATAGCCGCGAAGCTGAAGTCGGGCGATTCGTTATCCGGGTTGGGGAGCACGCTGCACGCCCACCGGTCTGTTGTGACGGCGATCGCGTGTTTCGCGGCCACCCCGAGCGATTTCGAGATGGCAATCGCCCGCGCGATCGGTTTGGGCGACGACACGGACACGGTCGCGGCGATGGCCGGTTCGCTGGTCGGGGCGTTCGCGGGGGTGGGTGCGATTCCGCCCGCGCTCCTGGAGAAGCTTGAGGACGGCCCCGCGAAGGGCCGCACACACATCACGCAATTGGCCGCGGAGTTGGTCACTCGGTACGAGCTACGGCGCGCGACTACGACTTCCTGA